A DNA window from Arachis duranensis cultivar V14167 chromosome 3, aradu.V14167.gnm2.J7QH, whole genome shotgun sequence contains the following coding sequences:
- the LOC107480365 gene encoding uncharacterized protein LOC107480365 isoform X2 has product MGMPMGSDDPAILKLHKWEPSDIPLALSEFREAFLSPTREILLLHSYEKEALLLPLIKGELHSSAPESCHDNDNHSPGSSTLSSQAFTRPSISDMVNDLPCTSGSEINIDTDPAQLKCPRSKSYPFISDVSSLAWARCGDSYDQHSDASFREFLFVSGRCGVSIHAFPKLNKTRGIAQAAVEGNFSQGRWVEWGPVATLAQNIEVGESSSLSDEGQTINGIVGDSGVELPRGPAAKRYLESFFTKIDTTVLDGSIWSKFPKNTEFPCSAEVVSFNIFDGGDVSNQSSLSLCGDDSNSDCFSSVFGIEVNGFYECPRVFSSASYCLVGLFFMLPHDLSGNINDAIQGGRIRNLLLVARLDYWGIQWVSIVKLDERINISLANKWMDFQFSDDLLVCLNSSGLIALYGALSGELVTHLNVSHACGLNPHFDMKGSEKFSLSDGTDIKQECDIKAKLSDQHSGSFRRSFKRFVVASHTSLLAVVDECGVIYVISLGDYVPDKNYSYEKLLPYGQQFGLGMLVGWGVGGYDINHKVVYSNSSGNARSSDLNMKSEVVSFPDKAVAANVLQQIHDCTFKEKTDLFGSYSSGFSAAAKNDNKFHGSDLNSLVMRTIFLPGFRVSGDDSICFSPLGFTILSRNNYAQNQRGSLLVHFNLQVKLDVHDDNFIGSKYDVCHFNGKEEAIIGEALGCIFQGCLYIVKEAGLSVYLPSISISTNFLPTEHIGYCPPTKGLGISDIIKDNVEIKETMKRFSPWKVEILDRVLLYEGTEEAHRLCSENGWDVKVSRIRQLQIALDYLKFDEIERSLEMLVDVNLAEEGILRLLFAAVFLIVNKNGNDSETSAASRLLALATSFATRMLRKYGMIQHKRDMIIAEGFNKTELLSLPPIEPVKLQAEVDFARKLREMAHFLEIIRNLQCRLRSKFQRASQGLEESQLSVHASDLVSLDMLNQNELSLPLPAPGSDNNENLALVPVDSKSPLVSEEFGEVSPLGGNSEKKVLPVENPKEMMARWNVDNLDLKNVVKDALLSGRLPLAVLKLHLHQSENFVAGKEPHDTFTEVRDIGRAVAYDLFLKGETELAVSTLQRLGENIESCLKQLLFGTVRRSLRAQIAEELKRYGYLGPYEWKILEDMSLIESLYPSSSFWKTYHGRLRENGTSSDSVLPMENRLQLLHNHSFDSLVIECGEIDGIVLDSWMNINGSTSSVEVDEDEAHVGYWAAAAIWFDTWEQRTIDRMILNQSSPSGISLLWESQLEYHGGRNNWKEVSELLDMIPAYAISAGSLQLNLDVLQTTSSLGCNMKASNYGSFLGSLEELDSVCMEVPDIQIYQFSPDICSGWLRMLMQEKLAKRFIFLKEYWEGTMEMVALLARAGFVSDQDKILLDNDLIETLSDRDGTVHAMHKIFVHHCAQYNLPSLLDLYLDCHSLVLDRDSLLALQETAVDCQWAKWLLLSRVKGCEYEASLANARSIMSQNLVPGSGLSVMDLDEIIRTVDDIAEGGGEMAALATLMHAALPIQSCLNSGSVNMHINSSAQCTLENLRPTLLRFPTLWRTLVGACLGQDTMSLLVPKAKTALSDYLSWRDDNFFSTGRDTSLLQMLPCWFPKPIRRLIQLYVQGPIGCQSFSGFPTGETLLHRDIDLFINADVHAEISAISWEATIQRHIEEELHGPLLEENGLGLEHHLHRGRALAAFNQILGHRVQNMKSKEEAGASAHGQASIQLDVQTILSPLEQSEETLLSSVLPIAIMHFEDSMLVASCTFLLELCGLSASMLRTDIAVLKRISSFYTLSEDNENLRQLSPKGSMFHARSHEGDLTESLARALADEYLHKDSAVNSTGNGASGRQPSRALMLVLNHLEKASLPLIIDGNTYGSWLLTGNGDGAQLRSERKAASQRWSLVTNFCRMHQLPLSTKYLALLARDNDWVEFLSEGQIGGYSFDTVVQVASKEFSDPRLRLHMMTVLRAMQSKKKATSPEKGDETTFPNENMCVPVELFQILAECEKHKGPGEALLTKAKELSWSILAMVASCFPDVSPLSCLTVWLEITAARETSSIKVHNIASQIADNVGAAVNATNSLPVGDRVLTFHYNRQSPKRRRLLTPITVDSSTSVISEISSTFMGPKIFDSQGKSIENERDVGQTGGIIVASESNERPASLSKMVAVLCEQQLFLPLLRAFEMFLPSCPLLPFIRALQAFSQMRLSEASAHLGSFSARIKEEPMYSQANVGREGQIGTSWISSTASKAADAVLSTCPSPYEKRCLMQLLASTDFGDGGLAAAHYRRAYWKINLAEPMLRKDNVLHFDNETADDASLLSALENNRQWEQARNWAKQLEASGTPWKSSLHHVTESQAESMVAEWKEFLWDVPEERVALWSHCHTLFIRYSFPSLQAGLFFLKHAEAVEKDLPARELHEILLLSLQWLSGMISLSSPVCPLHLLREIETKVWLLAVESESQVKSEGDFNFTFSIRENAIKNESSIIDRTATIIAKMDNHINSMRNRIDNQIPYKNQVVDAGLSTTFGGGSKTKRRGKGYMQSRRPPLETADKSADSDDGSSAHCFKNELQLNEENLKLEMSFSRWDERVGAAELERAVLSLLEFGQIAAAKQLQSKFSPEEIPSEFKLVDAALKLAAISTPPSNVSLSMLDEEVRSVIQTHGLLKGKHHVDPLQVLESLVAIFTEGSGRGLCKRIIAVIKAANTLGLSFFEAFNKQPIELLQLLSLKAQESFEEANMLVQTHPMPAASIAQILAESFLKGVLAAHRGGYMDSQKEEGPAPLLWRFSDFLKWAELCPSEPEIGHALMRLVITGQEIPHACEVELLILSHHFYKSSACLDGVDVLVALAATRVDAYVLEGDFSCLARLITGVGNFYALNFILGILIENGQLDLLLQKYSAAADTNTGTAEAVRGFRMAVLTSLKHFNPNDLDAFAMVYSHFDMKHETAALLESRAQQSCEQWFRRYDMDQNEDLLDSMRYFIEAAEVHSSIDAGNKTRSNCAQASLLSLQIRMPDFQWLNLSETNARRALVEQSRFQEALIVAEAYNLNQPSEWALVLWNQMLKPEVMEEFVAEFVAVLPLQPSMLIDLARFYRAEVAARGDQSHFSVWLTGGGLPAEWAKYLGRSFRCLLKRTRDLKLRMQLATLATGFGDVIDACKEELDNVPDNAAPLVLRKGHGGAYLPLM; this is encoded by the exons ATGGGTATGCCTATGGGCAGTGATGATCCTGCTATACTTAAGTTACATAAGTGGGAACCTTCCGATATTCCACTTGCGCTCTCGGAATTTCGTGAGGCTTTTCTTTCTCCCACAAGAGAGATACTGCTTTTGCATTCTTATGAAAAAGAAGCTCTTTTGCTTCCGCTGATAAAAG GAGAATTACATTCTAGTGCTCCGGAAAGCTGCCATGACAATGATAATCACAGTCCAGGTTCATCGACTCTTTCCTCCCAGGCATTCACTAGGCCTAGTATATCAGATATGGTGAATGATTTACCTTGCACTTCAGGATCAGAAATCAACATTGATACTGATCCTGCTCAACTTAAGTGTCCAAGGTCCAAAAGTTACCCATTTATTAGTGATGTGAGCTCGTTGGCATGGGCACGTTGTGGGGACAGCTATGATCAGCACAGTGATGCTTCATTTAGAGAATTTCTATTTGTGTCCGGAAGATGTGGGGTGTCCATCCATGCTTTTCCCAAATTGAACAAAACCAGAGGAATTGCTCAAGCTGCAGTAGAGGGGAACTTTAGCCAAGGCAGGTGGGTGGAATGGGGGCCTGTTGCTACATTAGCTCAAAACATAGAAGTAGGAGAGTCTTCCAGCCTGAGTGATGAAGGTCAGACTATAAATGGTATTGTTGGAGATAGTGGAGTTGAACTACCGAGAGGTCCTGCTGCTAAGAGATACTTGGAGTCGTTTTTCACTAAAATTGATACTACTGTATTAGATGGTAGTATCTGGAGCAAGTTCCCTAAGAATACAGAATTTCCTTGCTCTGCAGAAGTGGTTTCATTTAACATATTTGATGGAGGTGATGTGTCTAACCAGTCAAGCTTGAGCTTGTGTGGAGATGATTCTAATTCTGATTGTTTTTCTAGTGTATTTGGTATTGAGGTTAATGGTTTCTATGAATGCCCAAGAGTGTTCTCAAGTGCTTCATATTGCTTGGTTGGGCTCTTTTTTATGTTACCGCATGATTTGTCTGGAAATATTAATGATGCAATTCAAGGAGGCAGGATAAGAAATTTACTTCTTGTAGCTAGGTTAGACTATTGGGGTATTCAGTGGGTTTCAATAGTGAAGCTAGATGAAAGAATAAACATAAGTCTAGCAAATAAGTGGATGGATTTTCAGTTTTCTGATGATCTCCTTGTTTGTCTTAATTCTTCTGGCTTGATTGCTCTCTATGGTGCATTGTCTGGTGAACTTGTGACACATTTAAATGTTTCACATGCTTGTGGACTTAACCCTCATTTTGATATGAAAGGGTCAGAAAAGTTTTCCTTGAGTGATGGTACAGATATTAAGCAAGAGTGTGACATTAAGGCTAAGTTGTCTGATCAGCATAGTGGTTCTTTTAGGAGGTCATTCAAAAGGTTCGTTGTTGCTTCACATACCTCCCTTTTAGCTGTGGTTGATGAATGCGGTGTGATCTATGTGATTTCCTTGGGTGATTATGTGCCTGACAAGAACTATTCATATGAGAAGTTGCTTCCATATGGTCAGCAATTTGGGCTTGGAATGTTGGTTGGTTGGGGAGTTGGTGGGTATGATATAAATCACAAAGTGGTATACTCTAATTCTTCTGGCAATGCTCGTTCTAGTGATTTGAACATGAAAAGTGAAGTGGTTTCTTTCCCAGACAAAGCTGTGGCGGCCAATGTGCTTCAGCAAATTCATGACTGCACATTTAAAGAAAAGACAGACTTGTTTGGCTCCTATTCAAGTGGATTTTCTGCTGCTGCTAAAAATGATAACAAGTTTCATGGTTCTGATTTGAATTCACTTGTTATGAGAACAATATTTCTTCCTGGTTTTAGAGTCTCTGGGGATGATTCCATTTGTTTTTCTCCTCTGGGATTTACTATTCTCTCTAGAAATAattatgcacaaaatcaaagagGTTCTCTGCTTGTCCATTTTAATCTGCAAGTGAAGTTAGATGTTCATGATGACAACTTCATAGGTAGTAAATATGATGTGTGCCACTTTAAtggaaaagaagaagctattATTGGAGAAGCACTTGGATGCATTTTCCAAGGTTGTTTATATATAGTGAAGGAAGCTGGTCTATCAGTGTATCTTCCCTCCATTtcaatttcaacaaattttcttCCTACTGAGCACATTGGTTATTGCCCACCAACTAAGGGTTTAGGGATTTCAGACATAATAAAGGACAATGtggaaataaaagaaacaatgaAAAGGTTTTCTCCTTGGAAAGTTGAAATTTTGGACAGAGTTCTTCTGTATGAAGGCACTGAAGAGGCACATCGATTGTGTTCAGAAAATG GATGGGATGTCAAAGTTTCTCGCATTCGTCAGTTACAAATAGCACTGGACTActtgaaatttgatgaaatagAAAG ATCTTTGGAAATGCTTGTGGATGTGAATCTAGCAGAAGAGGGGATTTTGAGGTTGCTCTTTGCTGCAGTTTTTCTCATTGTTAACAAAAATGGAAATGATAGCGAAACTTCTGCTGCTTCAAG GCTTCTTGCACTGGCTACTTCCTTTGCAACCAGGATGCTTCGTAAATATGGAATGatacaacataaaagagatatGATCATTGCAGAGGGCTTTAACAAAACAGAATTACTCTCTCTTCCCCCTATTGAACCAGTTAAACTGCAAGCAGAAGTGGATTTTGCTCGAAAACTTCGTGAGATGGCTCATTTCTTGGAGATCATACGCAACCTGCAATGTAGGCTTAGATCGAAATTCCAAAGGGCCAGTCAAGGATTG gaagaatcCCAACTTTCAGTTCATGCTTCAGATTTAGTGTCACTGGACATGTTGAACCAAAATGAGCTTTCCTTACCTCTACCTGCTCCTGGTAGTGACAACAACGAAAACCTTGCACTAGTGCCTGTTGATTCAAAATCTCCTTTGGTCTCGGAAGAGTTTGGTGAAGTATCCCCTTTAGGAGGAAATTCTGAAAAGAAAGTTTTGCCTGTGGAAAATCCGAAAGAGATGATGGCACGCTGGAATGTAGATAATCTGGACCTTAAAAATGTGGTTAAAGATGCGCTGCTCTCTGGTCGTCTGCCTTTGGCAGTACTTAAACTGCATCTTCATCAATCGGAAAATTTTGTTGCTGGCAAAGAGCCTCATGATACTTTCACTGAAGTCCGTGATATTGGCAGAGCTGTTGCTTATGACTTATTTTTGAAG GGTGAAACTGAGCTTGCTGTTTCAACACTTCAAAGACTTGGAGAGAACATCGAATCCTGTCTCAAGCAACTTTTATTTGGCACTGTAAGGAGATCTTTGCGGGCCCAGATTGCTGaggaattgaaaagatatggttatcTAGGACCATATGAGTGGAAGATATTGGAAGATATGTCATTGATTGAG AGTCTTTATCCTAGCAGCAGCTTCTGGAAAACATATCATGGGAGGCTAAGAGAGAATGGTACTTCATCAGACTCTGTTTTGCCGATGGAAAATAGACTACAGCTCTTGCATAACCATTCATTTGATAGCCTTGTCATTGAATGTGGGGAGATTGATGGAATTGTCTTGGATTCATGGATGAATATCAATGGAAGTACATCTTCTGTAGAAGTTGATGAAGATGAGGCTCATGTTGGATATTGGGCTGCTGCTGCTATCTGGTTTGATACCTGGGAGCAAAGAACCATTGATCGT ATGATATTGAATCAATCATCTCCTTCGGGAATATCTTTACTGTGGGAATCACAACTTGAATATCATGGGGGTCGCAATAATTGGAAAGAAGTATCTGAACTGTTGGACATGATACCGGCATATGCCATATCTGCTGGAAGCCTTCAACTCAATTTGGATGTTTTGCAAACTACTTCGTCTTTAGGATGCAATATGAAGGCTTCTAATTACGGAAGTTTCTTAGGCTCTCTTGAAGAATTGGATTCTGTATGCATGGAAGTTCCAGATATCCAAATATATCAGTTTTCACCTGATATTTGCTCTGGGTGGTTGAGAATGCTCATGCAggaaaagcttgcaaaaagatttatatttttgaaagaatatTGGGAAGGAACAATGGAGATGGTTGCTCTTTTGGCTCGGGCAGGTTTCGTATCTGATCAAGATAAGATTTTGTTGGACAATGATCTTATTGAGACCTTATCAGATAGAGATGGAACTGTACATGCTATGCATAAAATATTTGTGCATCACTGTGCACAATATAATTTGCCAAGTCTTTTGGACCTTTACCTTGATTGTCATAGTTTGGTCCTTGATCGTGATTCCCTTCTTGCATTACAGGAAACTGCA GTTGATTGTCAATGGGCAAAATGGCTGCTCTTATCAAGAGTTAAGGGGTGTGAGTACGAGGCTTCACTTGCTAATGCTCGCTCAATTATGTCACAAAATTTGGTTCCTGGAAGTGGCCTCAGTGTTATGGATTTAGATGAAATAATTCGAACTGTTGATGACATTGCTGAAGGAGGGGGAGAAATGGCAGCTCTAGCAACCCTGATGCATGCTGCTTTGCCAATTCAAAGCTGTTTGAATAGTGGTAGTGTAAATATGCATATCAATTCCTCTGCCCAGTGCACATTGGAGAACCTTAGGCCAACTTTGCTACGGTTCCCAACATTGTGGCGCACGCTTGTAGGAGCATGTCTTGGACAAGATACAATGAGCTTGTTGGTTCCTAAAGCAAAAACTG CTTTATCAGATTATCTTAGTTGGCGTGATGACAATTTTTTCTCTACTGGACGTGATACTTCACTTCTACAAATGCTTCCATGCTGGTTTCCTAAGCCCATTCGGAGATTAATACAACTTTACGTGCAG GGTCCTATTGGATGCCAATCCTTTTCAGGGTTTCCTACTGGGGAAACTTTGCTACACAGAGACATTGATTTATTCATAAATGCTGATGTACATGCTGAGATAAGTGCAATTTCTTGGGAGGCAACTATCCAAAGACACATTGAGGAAGAACTACATGGCCCTTTACTCGAG GAAAATGGCCTTGGACTTGAGCACCATTTGCACCGTGGACGTGCTTTGGCAGCTTTCAACCAGATCCTTGGCCATAGAGTTCAAAATATGAAGTCTAAAGAGGAGGCCGGTGCTTCAGCTCATGGACAAGCAAGCATTCAATTAGATGTCCAGACTATTCTTTCACCACTTGAGCAAAGTGAAGAGACTCTGCTTTCATCT GTTTTGCCAATTGCTATTATGCATTTTGAGGATTCTATGCTTGTTGCCTCATGCACTTTTCTTCTGGAGCTATGTGGTCTGTCAGCCAGCATGTTGCGCACTGATATTGCTGTGCTAAAGCGAATTTCTTCTTTCTACACATTAAGTGAAGATAATGAAAATCTCAGGCAATTATCACCCAAGGGATCTATGTTTCATGCAAGATCCCATGAAGGTGACTTGACCGAGTCTCTTGCTCGAGCCTTAGCTGATGAATATTTGCACAAGGATTCTGCAGTAAATTCTACTGGGAATGGAGCTTCAGGTAGACAACCTTCTCGGGCTCTTATGCTTGTCTTGAACCATTTGGAAAAAGCAAGCCTTCCGCTGATTATAGATGGAAATACATATGGGTCTTGGCTGCTAACTGGAAATGGTGATGGAGCACAGTTAAGGTCTGAACGAAAGGCTGCTAGCCAGCGCTGGAGTTTGGTAACAAATTTTTGTAGGATGCATCAGCTTCCCCTAAGTACAAAGTATCTTGCTTTATTAGCTAGAGATAATGACTGG GTTGAATTTTTGTCTGAAGGTCAGATTGGGGGATATTCTTTTGATACAGTGGTCCAAGTG GCATCAAAGGAGTTTAGTGATCCACGTCTGAGACTTCATATGATGACAGTTTTGAGAGCAatgcaatcaaagaaaaaggCAACCTCACCAGAGAAAGGTGATGAAACAACCTTTCCTAATGAAAACATGTGTGTTCCAGTTGAACTCTTCCAGATATTAGCAGAATGTGAAAAACACAAAGGTCCTGGAGAAGCTCTCTTGACAAAAGCAAAAGAGTTGTCCTGGTCAATTTTGGCAATGGTGGCTTCATGTTTCCCTGATGTCTCACCATTGTCATGCCTGACAGTTTGGTTGGAAATTACTGCAGCAAG AGAAACTTCATCGATCAAGGTGCATAATATTGCTTCCCAGATTGCAGATAATGTTGGAGCAGCTGTAAATGCAACCAATTCCTTGCCTGTAGGTGATAGAGTGCTTACATTTCATTACAATAGGCAGAGTCCCAAGCGTCGACGGTTATTAACACCCATTACAGTCGACTCATCTACTTCTGTAATATCTGAGATCTCAAGTACTTTTATGGGTCCAAAAATATTTGATTCCCAAGGTAAGTCTATCGAGAATGAAAGAGATGTAGGACAGACGGGAGGTATAATTGTTGCAAGTGAATCCAATGAAAGGCCAGCTTCTCTTTCCAAGATGGTTGCAGTGCTTTGTGAACAACAATTGTTCTTGCCTTTGCTAAGGGCATTTGAGATGTTCCTTCCATCATGTCCATTGCTGCCATTCATTCGTGCCCTTCAG GCATTTTCACAAATGCGCCTCTCAGAAGCTTCTGCTCATTTGGGTTCCTTTTCAGCACGAATTAAGGAGGAACCGATGTACTCACAGGCAAATGTGGGACGAGAAGGACAGATTGGAACATCATGGATTAGTTCTACAGCTTCAAAAGCTGCTGATGCAGTGCTTTCAACTTGCCCCTCTCCGTATGAGAAAAGATGCTTAATGCAACTTCTTGCCTCCACTGACTTTGGTGATGGTGGACTTGCTGCGGCACACTACCGAAGGGCTTATTGGAAAATTAATTTAGCAGAACCTATGCTTCGTAAAGATAATGTGTTGCATTTTGATAATGAAACTGCAGATGATGCTTCACTGTTGTCTGCACTAGAAAATAATAGGCAGTGGGAGCAAGCAAGGAACTGGGCCAAGCAGTTGGAGGCCAGTGGAACCCCCTGGAAATCTTCATTGCATCATGTCACTGAGTCTCAG GCCGAATCTATGGTAGCCGAGTGGAAGGAGTTTCTTTGGGACGTACCAGAAGAGAGGGTTGCTTTATGGAGCCACTGTCACACATTATTCATCAGATACTCCTTCCCTTCTCTTCAA GCTGGGTTATTTTTCCTTAAACATGCTGAAGCTGTTGAGAAAGATCTGCCTGCAAGGGAGCTTCATGaaattttattgctttctctGCAATGGTTGAGTGGGATGATAAGCCTTTCCAGCCC TGTCTGCCCATTGCATCTTCTGCGTGAAATTGAAACCAAAGTATGGCTTTTAGCGGTTGAATCTGAGAGCCAGGTAAAGAGTGAAGGAGACTTCAATTTTACCTTTTCTATCAGGGAGAATGCTATCAAGAATGAATCCAGTATTATTGACCGAACTGCAACCATAATAGCAAAGATGGACAACCATATAAATTCAATGAGGAATAGAATTGATAACCAAATCCCTTACAAGAATCAAGTAGTGGATGCTGGCCTCTCAACTACTTTTGGTGGTGGTTCAAAGACAAAAAGAAGGGGCAAAGGATACATGCAATCAAGACGCCCACCTCTTGAAACAGCAGATAAAAGTGCTGATAGTGATGATGGATCTAGTGCCCACTGTTTCAAAAATGAGTTGCAGTTGAATGAAGAGAACCTAAAACTGGAAATGTCATTTTCTAGGTGGGACGAAAGGGTTGGCGCAGCAGAGCTGGAAAGGGCTGTACTATCTTTATTGGAATTTGGGCAAATTGCTGCAGCCAAGCAACTGCAATCTAAGTTCTCTCCTGAAGAAATACCATCTGAATTTAAACTTGTAGATGCGGCCTTGAAGCTTGCTGCTATTTCAACTCCTCCCAGCAATGTATCTTTGTCAATGCTTGACGAAGAAGTGCGTTCAGTTATACAAACACATGGTCTACTGAAGGGCAAGCACCATGTGGACCCACTGCAG GTTCTGGAGTCTTTGGTGGCCATTTTTACAGAAGGCAGTGGGCGCGGGTTATGTAAGAGAATAATAGCAGTTATAAAAGCTGCAAACACCTTGGGACTCTCATTTTTTGAGGCGTTCAACAAGCAACCAATTGAACTGCTACAGCTCCTTTCTCTTAAAGCACAGGAGTCATTTGAGGAGGCAAACATGCTGGTGCAGACTCATCCAATGCCAGCGGCAAGCATTGCTCAAATACTTGCAGAATCTTTCCTAAAG GGTGTGTTGGCTGCACATCGTGGAGGGTATATGGATTCACAAAAGGAAGAAGGACCTGCTCCATTGCTGTGGAGATTTTCAGATTTCTTGAAGTGGGCAGAGCTTTGTCCCTCTGAACCAGAAATTGGGCATGCTTTAATGCGTTTGGTGATTACTGGACAGGAGATACCACATGCTTGTGAG GTTGAGCTTCTTATTCTGTCCCACCATTTCTACAAGTCATCTGCATGCCTTGATGGAGTTGATGTCCTTGTAGCTCTTGCTGCAACTAGGGTTGATGCTTATGTATTGGAGGGTGATTTTTCATGTTTGGCTCGATTAATAACCGGGGTTGGAAACTTTTATGCTCTCAATTTCATTCTTGGCATTCTCATAGAAAATGGTCAGTTGGATCTTCTGCTCCAGAAGTATTCTGCTGCTGCAGACACCAACACAGGCACTGCTGAGGCTGTCAGAGGATTTCGAATGGCTGTTCTTACATCTTTGAAGCATTTCAACCCTAATGACCTTGATGCATTTGCTATG GTCTACAGTCATTTTGATATGAAACATGAGACAGCTGCTCTTTTAGAGTCACGAGCACAGCAATCGTGTGAACAGTGGTTCCGCCGCTATGACATGGACCAGAATGAGGATTTATTGGATTCCATGCGCTACTTCATTGAAGCTGCTGAAGTTCACTCTTCCATTGATGCTGGCAACAAAACACGAAGCAATTGTGCACAGGCTTCCCTTCTGTCCTTGCAAATTCGAATGCCTGATTTCCAGTGGCTTAATCTATCAGAAACCAATGCTAGACGAGCTTTGGTTGAGCAATCTCGTTTTCAAGAGGCTTTAATTGTAGCTGAAGCTTATAACCTAAACCAACCAAGTGAGTGGGCTTTAGTACTCTGGAACCAGATGCTCAAACCTGAAGTGATGGAGGAGTTTGTGGCAGAGTTCGTTGCAGTTCTACCTCTTCAGCCGTCAATGCTGATTGATTTAGCTAGATTCTATAGAGCTGAAGTGGCTGCTCGAGGGGACCAATCTCATTTCTCTGTCTGGCTTACAGGTGGAGGCTTGCCAGCCGAGTGGGCTAAATATTTAGGAAGATCATTCAGGTGCCTATTGAAACGAACAAGGGACTTGAAGTTGCGGATGCAATTGGCTACACTGGCAACTGGATTTGGTGATGTTATTGATGCATGCAAGGAGGAATTGGATAACGTCCCTGACAATGCGGCACCACTAGTGTTGAGGAAGGGTCATGGGGGAGCTTACCTCCCTTTAATGTAA